GCCGATGGAGTAGTCGGGCCGCGTGACCTTCCTGGTTATCACCCTCCTGTGTCCCGGACCCGGCTTTGAGAGAACCTTCTCCCCGTAGGTTATGTCATAAAAGACATCGTCTATCTCGGCCTTCTTCACGAGTTCCCGGACTCTTGGCAGGAAGAGGCCGATGTCGTAGTTGCACTCGCTGTTCGCCTCCACCATCTTTAACTGGACCTTGAAGGCGCGGTTCGTCAGGTACCGCAGGTACAGGAGGATGACAAGGACCATCAGGCCCGACACGATGACGAGCATGTACATCGATTGGATAAGCCTAAGCGTTATCATCGATGTCCTCCCGGCGGAAGCCGAACTTCTTTATGAAGTAATAGACACTCTCCCTCTTGACGCCAAGCAACTTGGCGGATTTGTACACGTTGAAGTTGGTATCCTTGAGCACCTTCAGGATGATGTTCTTCTCCGCCTCCTCACGGGCAGGCTGAAGCCCCTTGCCCACCTC
This region of Syntrophorhabdus sp. genomic DNA includes:
- a CDS encoding Fis family transcriptional regulator is translated as EVGKGLQPAREEAEKNIILKVLKDTNFNVYKSAKLLGVKRESVYYFIKKFGFRREDIDDNA